CCATCTTCACCAGGCGCTGCGCGGCGGCGCTGGCGCCGCGCGCGCCACCGCCCAGCCACAGCAGCGGACGCTTGGCGCTGGCCAGCCGTTCGGCCAGCGCATCGACCGCGGCCAGGTTGGGCTGCACGGCGGGCACGGCCAGCGGCGAGAGGTCGGCCGGCAGGTCCATCTTCATCTTCTGCACGTCGATCGGGATCTCGATGCTCACCGGGCCGCAGGGCGGCGTCTGCGCCAGGCGCACGGCTTCGCGCAGCGTGGCCAGTGCGGTCTCGGGGTTGCGGATGCGGAAGGCGTCCTTGCCCACGGCCTTGAGCATGGCCAGTTGCGCCGGGTGCTCGTGGATGTAGCCCAGGTCGCGGTCGAGGAAGGGCGACTCGATCTGGCCGGTGAGGTGCAGCAGCGGCGTGCCGGCGGTGATGGCTTCGACCATGGCGCCGGCCGCGTTGCCGCAGCCCGTGCCGGTGCTGGTGACACAAACGCCCAGGGTGCCGCTGACCCGCGCATATGCGTCGGCCATGTTGCAGGCGCCGGCTTCGCCTCGGGCGGAGACGAAGCGGATCTTCTGACGCGTGTGGAACGCGTCGAGGATCGGCATGTTGTGGATGGAGATCACGCCAAAGGCGGCGCGCACGCCGCACTGCTCCAGGAAGCGCGCGGCAAGTTCACCCACGGTGATGCGTTTGTGTGTCGATGTCATGCGACCTTCTTTTCGGTTGGTTTGTTTTGCCAACTACCACGTTCGGGCAGGTGGCTGATGCGGGCGGTGAGGCGGTCGGCCGCCTCGCGGACTTGGTTGATCAGGACTTCGAGTTCGCCGGGCTGCACCTGCTGCGCCGGCACGGTGATGCTCACGGCAGCGGCCACCTCGCCCCGGTCGTTGAACACGGGGGCGGCAATGGTGGAGATACCGGTTTCGAACCCGCCCTGGCTCACGCCATAGCCGCGTGCGCGGTCGGCGTCGATCAGCACCTTGAGCTGTTCGACGGTGGACGGGGTTTTGGGGGTGTAGCTCGGCAGCTCGGGCTCGGGGTAGAGCTGGCGCAGGCCGTCGAGGTCGAGGTCGCTGAGCAGCAGGCGGCCGAGCACGGTGGCATGGGCCGGCAGGCGCGCGCCGACCTGGATGGAGTGGAAGAGGGCGTTGCGTCCGGCCACCTTGGCGATGAAGACCGCGTCGCGCCCGTCGCGCACCACCACGTGGGCGGAATAGCCGCACGCGTCGCGCAGGGCCTCGATGACCGGGCGGCCGTGCTCGGTGAGCTCCATCGACGCCAGGAATTCGAAGCCCAGGCGCAGCACGGCCAGGCCGAGCTTGTAGTAGGCGCCGTCGCCCACGCGTTCGACGAAACCGCCTTGCTCCAGCGTCTGCAGCATGCGGAACACCGAAGCGCGCGGCAGTTCGAGCCGGCGCGAGATTTCCGCACCGGTGAGCTCGCGCTCGTCGCGGTTGAACAGCATCAGCAGTTGCAGGCCGCGCATGAGCGCGGGCACGGTGTAGCGGTCGTCGGTGGTTTTCTCGGTGGCCATGGTCGGTTCCTTGATCAATGCAGACCCAGCAAGGCGTTGACCGGGCCGGGCGCTTCGAGCGGGCACGCATGGCCCGCGACACCGAGATCATTCCATGCCACGCCAGCGGCCTGCGCCACGGCCTGGCAGGACAGCGGGGTGGTGATGCTGTCGGCGTTGCCGCTGGCCACCGCGATGGGCATGCGCAGCTGCGCCACGTCATCGGCCAGCGTGCCTTGGGCCAGCAGGCGCGCGGCCTGCGTATAGCCGGCGGGAATCACCTGCGACATGCTGTCGCGCACCGCTTCGACCAGATCGGGCGCTGCGCCGGGCGAGAGCATGGCCGCGCCACGGGCTTGTGCCATGCCCTGCGGGCCGAGGCGCTCCAGCGTGGCCAGGCGGTCCTTCAGTTTTTGCTCGCGCACGGCGGGCTCGGCTTTGCCGTAGCCCCCGGCAGGGGAGAGCAACACCAGGCGCTGCACGCGCGAGGGCGCCAGCAGGGCCGCGCGGCCCGCCATCAACGCGCCCAGCGAATGGCCCACCAGGGTGACGGGCGCGCGCGCTTCCAGTGCGTCCAGCCAGGCCCAGACCCGCTGCGCGTAGTCGTCGGTGCAAGGCCATTCGGCCGCCACCGGCGTGCTGCCGCTGTAGCCGGGTGCGTCCCAGGCGACGACGCGCACGGGCTTGCCTTGTGCGGCTTGTGCGGCTTCGAGCTGGCGCACCCAGCTGCCCGAGGCCGAGCCGATGCCGTGCAGCAGCACGTGCGTCACTTCGGTGGCCGAACCCGCTTCGCGGTACGACACGCGCGCGCCGTCCGCCAGCGCGGTGGTGCGCGAGGGGAAGGTTGCGAGGGCTTGAAGAGGTGTCATGTCGATGGAGGAAACGGAGCGAGCGAAGTGCGTTCAATCCAGAAACACCGAGGAACCGGCTTTGCCGGGCCTCAGGTGTTGCCCCCTGGGGGGTGACGGCCCCAGTGGGCCGGCACGGGGGGGACCCAGTTCACCTTTTGATTTTTGCCAGCGGCGAATCCGGTGGGTAGGTCGGCGTGATCGGCTTGGGCGAGCCCAGCATCACGCACATCAGCGCGTCTTCGTCGCCCACGTTGTGCTCTTCGCGGTACACGCCGGGCGGCACCGAGATCAGGTCGCGCTCACCCACGATGGTTTCCCAGCGCTCGCCGTCTTTCTCGCAGACCACCTTCATGGCGCCGCGCATGACGAAGAAGATTTCTTCCACGTCGTAGTGGATGTGCGACGGGCCGATGTTGCCGGCCGGGATCACCATGGTGGAGAAGGTGAAGTGTGCGGCGGGCACGGTGTTGGTGTCCTTGTTCACGCCGGTGCCGCCGGTGCCCACGTAGCGCATCTGCGCGCGGCGGTACTTGGGGTCGTAGTCGGCCTGGAACTTCAGCGCGTCCCAGTCGTAGCTGCGGCTGGCCTTGCGGGCCACGCGCGATTCCATCCATTGCGCGAAGCTCTGGCCTTCGGCGCGCATCATGGTGCGTTGCGTCTCGGCTTCGGACGGGATGTTGGCGTCCATCAGGCCGCGTTCGTTGAACACGGGCGCGTTGGCTGCGGCGGTGGGTTTGTCGATGGTTGCAGTGCTCATGGGTTCTCCTTTTCAGTTCATTGCAAAACCGCCGTTGACCGGCAGCAGCTGACCAGTGATGAAGCCGCTCGCTTGCGTCAGCAAGAACAGCGCGGCGGCGTTGACGTCTTCGGGCACCTGAGGCCGCTGGATGGCGCGGCCCTTGAGGTAGTGTTCGTGCCGCTCCTGCGGCACATAGGCGGTGGCTTCCACCAGCGTGAGGCCGGGGGCGATGGCGTTGACGGTGGTGCCGTCCTCGCCCATCTCGCGCGCCAGCGACTTGGTCATGGCGATCACCGCGCCCTTGCTGGCCACGTAGGCCAACAGGTTGGGCGCGCCCCACAGCGCGGTGTCGGACGCGAGGTTGACCACGCGCCCACCGCCGCTGGCGGCCAGGTGCGCGCGCGCGGCGGCCGTCACCAGCCAGGTGCCGCGCACGTTCACGTCCATCACCAGGTCCCAGGTCTCGGGGCTGAGCTGGTTCATGTTCTTGCCGCCCGAGTTCGTGATGGCGGCGTTGTTGATCAGGCCGTCCAGCCCGCCCAGCCATTGCACGGCGGCGTCCACACCGCTGCGCACGCTGTTCGCGTCGAGCAGGTCCAGCGGCACGTAGTGGGCGTTGGGACCCAGGTCCTTCGCCAGTTGCTGGCCGGCGTCGTGCAGCACGTCGCTGATGACCACGCGCGCGCCGGCCTGTACCAGCGACTGCGCGAAGCCGGCACCCAGGCCGCGCGCCGCGCCGGTGACGAGCACGCGGCGGCCGGTGAGCAGAATTTCGTTGTGGCTCATGGCGTTCATATTCAAGCCACGCGCCGCTCGGCGCTGGGCAGGTAATGCAACACGCGCTTTTCAGCGATGACGACGGCGTAGTAGGCAAAGATGCCGATGACGGTGAGCGCGGCGATCACCACGAAGACCGCAGCGGTGTTGCCCTGTCCCTCGAAGAACGTCAGCAGATAGCCCAGGCCCATGTTGCCGCCCACGAGTTCGCCCACGACCACACCGATCACCGCCAGCGTGCTGGCAATGCGCAGGCCCGAGAACAACGGTGGCAGCGTGGTCGGGAACTCGACCATGCGGAACACCTGCCAGCGCGTGGCCGAGAACGAACGCGCGAGGTTGATCAGATCGTGGTCCATGGTGCGCATGGCCGAGAGCACGTTGATGAGCACCGGGAAGAACACGATCAGCACGGCGACCAGGATCTTGGGCGACATGGTGTAGCCCAGCCACATCACGAACAGCGGCGCGAACGCCACCTTGGGCGCGATCTGCAGCGCCAGCAGATAGGGCGAGAGCACGGCTTCGACCTTGGGTGAGAGGCCCAGCGCATAGCCGATCACGGCGCCCAGCAGCGAACCCAGGATGAAGCCGACCACGACCTCGAAGGCCGTGATGCCCGAGTGCCAGAGAAGACGCTCCGCGCCCCAGATGCGCACCGCCTCTTCCCACACGCGCGAGAACGGCGGCAGCACGAACTCGGGAACGCCGAGCAAGCCCGGGCCGAATTCCCAGGCGGCCATGAACACCACCAGCACGGCCAGGCTCCATAGCGCGGTGCTGAAGCGCTGCAGTAGGTCTTTCATGTTGCGACTTTCTCGGGCGGAATGGGATGGGTGTGGCTTACTTGCCCGTCACGAACTGGTTCGTGTACAGGTCCTTGAGCGGCGTCTCTTTGGGCACCACGCCGTTGGTGACGTAGAACTTCTGCAGTTCGCCCAGGCGCGCTTCGTCCATCAGGCCTGGCACCTTCTGCTTGGCATAGACGTACTGGTTGAACAGCTCGAAGGCCTTCAGGATGCTGGCTTCCTTGCCCTTGTGCACCGGCACGTGGGCCACGTAGGCGGTGGTCGCGGCCTTGGGGTCGGCCATGATGTCCTTCATGCCCTTGAGGGTGGCGCGCACCAGTTTCTGGATGAGCTGCGGGTTCTTGGCGATGGTGTCGTCGGACGCGAGGATGGCCTGCGCCATGCTCTTGAAGTACACGTCGGCGGGCAGGATGTCGACCTGTGCGCCCGCGTCCATGGCGCTCACCGTCCAGTCGGGAACGCCCGCCATGGCCGAGGCCTTCTTGGCCGCGAACTGCTGCCACACTCCGGCCGGTCCTGCGGCCTGAATGTTCACGTCGTTCTTGGTCAGACCGACCTTGCTGAGCATGCCGAGCAGGGCGTAGTAGGTGGTGTCGGTGTAGGCCAGCACGGTCACGGTCTTGCCCTTGAGCTCGCGCGGGCTCTCGATCTTCTCGTCCTTGTGGCTCACGAGCTGGGTGAGCGAACCGGCGCCGAGCACGGCCACGGCCTTGACCGGGATGCCCTGGGCGCGCGCGATGATGGGCGTGTCGCCGATGGCGCCGCCGATGACGGCGTTGCCCGCGCCGACCTGTTTGGCCACGTCCACGCCACCGCGCGCGGTGACGAAGGTGACCTTCAGGCCTTCCTGTTCGTAGTAGCCCTTGGCCTGCGCCAGCATCCAGGGGCCGAAGGCGGGCAGCGTGCCGGGCGCGGGCAGCAGGTAGGTGATCTCCTGCAGTTGTGCGTGGGCAGCCAGGGGCGAGACCAGCGCGGCGGCGGCGAACAGGCTCAGGCAGGCACGGCGGGTTCCGTTGAAAGCGCGGGTCATCTTCATGGCAACTCCAGTGGGCGGGTGAATGTGGAAAGGCAGGTGGGGAAGGGATCAGTGCACGTCGGTCTGCGCGTCGAGCTTGAGCAGGTCCATCAGGCGCGAGACGTAGTCGCCCACGGCGGCATGCTTGCGGCGCGCCATCGGGTTGTCGCGGTTGGGGATGTCCACCACGATTTCTTCGACGATCGTGCCGGGGCGCTCGCTCATCACCAGGATGCGGTCGGACAGCGCGACGGCTTCGGCCAGGTCGTGGGTGATGAAGAGCACCGTTTTCTTGTGCTCGGCCACGGTGCGCGCCAGGTCCTGCTGCAGGATCATCTTGGTCTGCGCGTCCAGCGCGGAGAAAGGCTCGTCCATCAGCAGCACCAGCGGATCGACCGCCAGCGTGCGCGCCATGGCCGCGCGCTGGCGCATGCCACCGGAGAGTTGGTGTGGATAGCTGTTGCCAAAACCCTTGAGGTGGCATTGCAGCAGCAGCTTCTCGGAAATCGCGGCACGGTCGGCGGCCTTCACACCGCGCAACTCCAGGCCGAATTCCACGTTCTGCGAAATCGTGCGCCAGGGCATGAGCAGGTCCTTCTGCAGCATGAAGGCCACGTGCCTGTTCGGACCCGTCACGGGTTCACCATTGACCCTGACCGTGCCGGCCGAAGGTTTGGCCAGGCCCGACCCCATGTTGAGCAGCGTGCTCTTGCCGCAGCCCGAAGGACCGATGAGCGACACCACCTCGCCGGTGCGGATCGACAGCGTCACATCGCGCGCTGCCAGCACTTCGGGGTTCTTGCCCCGGGCGGGAAAGCGCTTGTCCACGCCGATGAATTCGATCGCGGGGTGAGAGCCATGCAAGGTGTCGTTCATATGGGCCTGCAAATCGGTTTGTGCGTTTTGTATATGAAACGCTGATTCATTACGGAATCAATGCTAGGGCCGTTGAAATGCTTTGTCTGCAAATCCCAAGTAAATCCGCGGGGTATTGGGGCGGCGGTTTTTCGTTGGCGGAGTGCCTTGTCCGCCGGTGGGTTTCGTCTATGGCCTAATAGCAGCTTTTGCAATTTCTCTCAGGAACCAGCCATGGGCAACAAAATCGTCACTGAAGCCGACCGCA
The sequence above is a segment of the Hydrogenophaga sp. BPS33 genome. Coding sequences within it:
- a CDS encoding alpha/beta fold hydrolase translates to MTPLQALATFPSRTTALADGARVSYREAGSATEVTHVLLHGIGSASGSWVRQLEAAQAAQGKPVRVVAWDAPGYSGSTPVAAEWPCTDDYAQRVWAWLDALEARAPVTLVGHSLGALMAGRAALLAPSRVQRLVLLSPAGGYGKAEPAVREQKLKDRLATLERLGPQGMAQARGAAMLSPGAAPDLVEAVRDSMSQVIPAGYTQAARLLAQGTLADDVAQLRMPIAVASGNADSITTPLSCQAVAQAAGVAWNDLGVAGHACPLEAPGPVNALLGLH
- a CDS encoding ABC transporter permease, whose protein sequence is MKDLLQRFSTALWSLAVLVVFMAAWEFGPGLLGVPEFVLPPFSRVWEEAVRIWGAERLLWHSGITAFEVVVGFILGSLLGAVIGYALGLSPKVEAVLSPYLLALQIAPKVAFAPLFVMWLGYTMSPKILVAVLIVFFPVLINVLSAMRTMDHDLINLARSFSATRWQVFRMVEFPTTLPPLFSGLRIASTLAVIGVVVGELVGGNMGLGYLLTFFEGQGNTAAVFVVIAALTVIGIFAYYAVVIAEKRVLHYLPSAERRVA
- a CDS encoding ABC transporter substrate-binding protein codes for the protein MTRAFNGTRRACLSLFAAAALVSPLAAHAQLQEITYLLPAPGTLPAFGPWMLAQAKGYYEQEGLKVTFVTARGGVDVAKQVGAGNAVIGGAIGDTPIIARAQGIPVKAVAVLGAGSLTQLVSHKDEKIESPRELKGKTVTVLAYTDTTYYALLGMLSKVGLTKNDVNIQAAGPAGVWQQFAAKKASAMAGVPDWTVSAMDAGAQVDILPADVYFKSMAQAILASDDTIAKNPQLIQKLVRATLKGMKDIMADPKAATTAYVAHVPVHKGKEASILKAFELFNQYVYAKQKVPGLMDEARLGELQKFYVTNGVVPKETPLKDLYTNQFVTGK
- a CDS encoding SDR family oxidoreductase, encoding MSHNEILLTGRRVLVTGAARGLGAGFAQSLVQAGARVVISDVLHDAGQQLAKDLGPNAHYVPLDLLDANSVRSGVDAAVQWLGGLDGLINNAAITNSGGKNMNQLSPETWDLVMDVNVRGTWLVTAAARAHLAASGGGRVVNLASDTALWGAPNLLAYVASKGAVIAMTKSLAREMGEDGTTVNAIAPGLTLVEATAYVPQERHEHYLKGRAIQRPQVPEDVNAAALFLLTQASGFITGQLLPVNGGFAMN
- a CDS encoding IclR family transcriptional regulator; translated protein: MATEKTTDDRYTVPALMRGLQLLMLFNRDERELTGAEISRRLELPRASVFRMLQTLEQGGFVERVGDGAYYKLGLAVLRLGFEFLASMELTEHGRPVIEALRDACGYSAHVVVRDGRDAVFIAKVAGRNALFHSIQVGARLPAHATVLGRLLLSDLDLDGLRQLYPEPELPSYTPKTPSTVEQLKVLIDADRARGYGVSQGGFETGISTIAAPVFNDRGEVAAAVSITVPAQQVQPGELEVLINQVREAADRLTARISHLPERGSWQNKPTEKKVA
- a CDS encoding cupin domain-containing protein, translating into MMRAEGQSFAQWMESRVARKASRSYDWDALKFQADYDPKYRRAQMRYVGTGGTGVNKDTNTVPAAHFTFSTMVIPAGNIGPSHIHYDVEEIFFVMRGAMKVVCEKDGERWETIVGERDLISVPPGVYREEHNVGDEDALMCVMLGSPKPITPTYPPDSPLAKIKR
- a CDS encoding ABC transporter ATP-binding protein, whose product is MNDTLHGSHPAIEFIGVDKRFPARGKNPEVLAARDVTLSIRTGEVVSLIGPSGCGKSTLLNMGSGLAKPSAGTVRVNGEPVTGPNRHVAFMLQKDLLMPWRTISQNVEFGLELRGVKAADRAAISEKLLLQCHLKGFGNSYPHQLSGGMRQRAAMARTLAVDPLVLLMDEPFSALDAQTKMILQQDLARTVAEHKKTVLFITHDLAEAVALSDRILVMSERPGTIVEEIVVDIPNRDNPMARRKHAAVGDYVSRLMDLLKLDAQTDVH